A single region of the Lycium barbarum isolate Lr01 chromosome 2, ASM1917538v2, whole genome shotgun sequence genome encodes:
- the LOC132628032 gene encoding protein RADIALIS-like 3, translating to MASWTARQNKKFEEALALYDRDTPDRWHNIARCVGGKSAEEVRRHYELLVKDIVQIENGQVPLPNYKATESRGYANEHRRLKNLKLQ from the coding sequence ATGGCCTCCTGGACTGCAAGGCAAAACAAGAAGTTCGAAGAGGCTTTGGCTTTATACGACAGGGACACTCCTGACCGCTGGCATAACATTGCCAGGTGTGTAGGTGGAAAATCAGCAGAGGAAGTAAGGAGGCACTATGAGCTACTTGTGAAGGATATCGTGCAAATTGAAAATGGCCAAGTACCTTTACCCAATTACAAAGCCACTGAAAGCAGAGGTTATGCCAATGAACATAG